AGTTATCAAAGGTCCGGCATCGCTATTATATGGTTCTGATGCTTTAGGAGGAGTTTTATACTTTAATCCTGAGAAATTTGCCGATGCCGGTACTTTTAAAGCCAATTTTAGTCAAAAATATTTTACCAATACAGAAGGAAGCAACTCTTCTATCGGATTAAAAACCTCAACTGACAATTGGAAATTCTTAGCTAGAGGAAGCTACAATACCCATTCTGATTATAAAATTTCAGGCGGCGACCGCGTAACCAATTCACGTTACAACGAAACCGATTTTAAAACCGGAATTGGATATAGCAATTCAAGTTTTTCAAGTGTTTTAAGATACAATTACAACAAATTGGATATTGGAATTCCAGAAGAAGGAATCGCTGAACAATCGTCAAGCAAGGACACACAATTTCCAAGACAAGGAATCTTCAATCATTTATTGAGTTTAAACAATGTTATTTTCTTCGAAAACTCAAAATTAGATGTCGATTTAGGATATATTTCTAATGACCGAAGCGAGTTTGAAGACAGCAACGAAGCATCTTTACACATGAAATTGAACACTTTCAATTACAATGCAAAATATCATTTTCCTAAATTCGGAAAAATTGAGACTATTGTAGGAGTTCAAGGAATGCACCAAACCAATAAAAATTCTGGTGAAGAATATTTAATTCCAGATGCTACAACGAATGATTTTGGTGTTTTTGGAACTGCAAATTACGAATGGGACAACAGCGTTATTCAAGCTGGATTACGTTTCGACAATCGAAATATTACTTCTATCGCCCACGGAACTGAAGGTGAAGAAGGATATTTTCTGCCTCTTGACAGATCATTCGATAGTTTTAATGCATCGTTAGGTTACAAAACCAAATTGGCAGAACCATTTACGCTTCGTTTAAATGTGGCAACTGGATTTAGAGCGCCAAACTTAGCCGAATTAACTTCAAATGGTGTGCATGAAGGAACAAATCGTTACGAAATTGGAAATGCCGCTTTGAAAACCGAACAAAACGTTCAAACCGATTTAAATTTAGAATATAAAAACACCCATTTTGAGTTTTTTGTAAACGGATTTTACAACCACGTAAACAATTACATTTATACTTCGCCAACTGGAGAAACTCGTGATGATAATGATGTGTTTGCTTACGTTCAAGATAATGCACAATTATACGGTGGTGAAGTTGGTTTACATTTTCACCCGCATCCTTTAGATTGGCTGCATTTTGAAACGAGTTTTGAAACGGTTACCGGTAAAAAAGAGAACAAAGATTATCTTCCTTTGATTCCTGCAAACAACTGGAATAATACACTTAGAACAGAATTCAATATCAAAAACTGGTTAAGTGAAGGTTTTGCTTCTTTAAACGTTTCTTCAACTTTCAGCCAAGATAATGTAAGCGGTTTCGAAACAGCTTCAAAAGGATATACTTTGGTAAATTTAGGTTTTGGAGGAACTGTTAAATTAGGAAAAACGGCTTTCGACATTAACTTAAACGGAAACAATTTATTTGATAAAAAATACATTGCGCACCTTTCAAGATTAAAAACAGATGGTATTCCGAATATTGGAAGAAACATCGTTTTGGGAGTTAATTTCAATTTATAAGATTTTTAATTTAACCGCAAAGACGCTAAGATGAGCGCAAAGTTCGCAAAGCAAATAAAAAACTTTGTGGACTTTGCGCTTTTTTCCTTTCGCCCTTTGCGGTTAAAAACTTATCCATTCTCACAAAAAGCATTATTTTTGTTACAACAGATAAAACTAACTATGAAAAAAACATTTTTATTAATGGCAATAACAACTGCAGGGATTTCATTTGGACAAGGTAAAATTCAATATCCTCAAACTAAAAAAGGAGAAACTGTTGATGTTTATTTTGATACTAAAGTAAGCGATCCGTACCGTTGGCTAGAAGATGATAAATCTGCCGAAACAGCTGCTTGGGTAAAAGCTGAAAATGAAGTGACCTATGGTTATTTAGATAAAATTCCGTTTCGTGAAGAATTAAAAAAGCGAATGGAAAAACTTTGGAATTACGAAAAAATCGGAGCTCCATTTAAAGAAGGAAAGTTTACCTATTATTATAAAAACAACGGACTTCAAAATCAGTCTGTGGTTTATAGAAAAGATCAGAACGGTAAAGAAGAAATTTTCCTAGATCCGAATACATTCTCAAAAGACGGAACCACTTCTCTTGGAGGATTGGATTTTTCGAAAGACGGAAACAAAGCGGCTTATTCTATCTCTGAAGGCGGTAGTGACTGGAGAAAAGTCATTATCATTGATGCCGTTTCTAAAAAGGTTTTAGAAGATACTTTGGTGGATGTAAAATTCAGCGGTATTTCTTGGTATAAAAATGAAGGTTTTTACTATTCAAGTTATGAAAAGCCAAAAGGAAGTGAATTATCTGCCAAAACAGATCAGCATAAATTGTATTTCCATAAGTTAGGAACTTCTCAAAAAGAAGATAAAGTCATTTTTGGTGCCGATCAAAAACGAAGATATGTTAGCGGTTATGTTACCGAGGATGATCATTTCTTAATTATTACAGCTGCCAATTCTACTTACGGAAATGAATTATATATCAAAGATTTAACTAAACCAAACAGTCCGATTGTTACTATTATAGACAACTTTGATAATTCATATTCCATAATAGAAAATGAAGGAACAAAATTATTTATCGAAACAGATTACAAAGCGCCTAACGGACGTGTAGTTTTAGCTGATGCCAATAATCCAAAACAAGAAAACTGGAAAGATTTCATCAAAGAAACCGAAAATGTACTCAATCCATCAACTGGAGCTGGATACTTTTTTGCAAACTATACAAAAGATGCCGTTTCGTTTGTGCTTCAATATGATTATAACGGAAAATTAATCCGTGAAATCAAACTTCCAGCTGTAGGAACTGCCAGCGGATTTGGCGGTAAAAAAGACGAAAAGATTCTATACTACAGTTTTACCAATTATACCACTCCAGGAACTATCTTTTCTTTTGAACCAAAATCAGGTAAATCAGAAATTTATCAGAAACCAAAAGTAGATTTTAAAAGCGAAGATTACGAGTCTAAACAAGTTTTCTATACTTCAAAAGACGGCACAAAAGTTCCAATGATTATTACGTATAAAAAAGGAACAAAATTAGACGGTAAAAACCCAACAATCCTTTACGGTTACGGCGGATTCAATATTAGTTTAACACCAAGTTTCAGCATTGCAAATGCAGTTTGGATGGAAAACGGCGGCGTTTACGCTGTTGCCAACTTAAGAGGTGGCGGTGAATACGGAAAAAAATGGCACGATGCAGGAACCAAACTTCAAAAACAAAATGTATTTGATGATTTTATCGCTGCCGCAGAATATCTAATTACCCAAAAATATACCTCATCTGATTATTTAGCAATTCGCGGAGGATCTAATGGAGGTTTATTAGTTGGTGCTACAATGACACAACGCCCAGATTTGATGAAAGTAGCTTTACCAGCTGTTGGAGTTATGGATATGCTTCGTTACAATGCTTTTACAGCCGGTGCAGGATGGGCTTTCGACTACGGAACTGCTCAGGATAGCAAAGAAATGTTCGAATATTTAAAAGGATATTCTCCGGTTCACAACGTAAAACAAGGCACTCATTATCCTGCTACTATGGTAACGACGGGAGATCATGACGATCGTGTAGTTCCAGCTCATAGTTTCAAATTTGCATCTGAATTGCAAGAAAAACAAACAGGCAACAATCCGGTTTTAATTAGAATCGATGTTAAAGCAGGACACGGAGCAGGAAAATCTGTTGCGGCTACCATTCAAGAGAATGTAGACATTCAAGCATTCACACTTTACAATATGGGGTTTACTTCTTTGCCGAAAAAGTAAAACTTTAAGCTTAATTTTTTTATTAGCCACGAATTCACGAATTATTTTCTGAATATCGTGGCTATTTTATTTCACGCAGATCTGGCAGATTTAGGCAGATCTAAATTGATTTAATTTAAAAATCTGAGAGCATCTGCTTAAATCTTTTTAAATCTGCGTGAAATAAATTCGAGCAATTAGCCACAGCATTTTTAAACTCATAGATTAAAATAAAATTCGAGAATTCGTGGCTACCTTTTTTATACAAAGCTTTTATACTAAATTTGAGAAACTAAAAACTTAAAGAATGGAAATTATAAAATGGGGAATTATTGGCTGCGGAAATGTTACCGAAGTTAAAAGCGGACCTGCTTTTCAGAAAGCTTCAAACTCTGCTTTAGTTGCCGTCATGCGAAGAGATGCAGCTCTTGCTGAAGATTACGCAAAACGTCACAACGTTCCGAAATGGTATTCAAATGCTGAAGATTTAATAAACGATCCAGAAGTAGATGCTGTTTATATTGCCACTCCTCCATCTTCTCATAAAGAATACACCATTTTATGCGCCAAAGCCAGAAAACCGGTTTACGTTGAAAAACCAATGGCTTTGACATTTGAAGAATGTAACGAAATGATCAGTGCCTGCAAAGAACATAATGTACCTCTATTTGTGGCATATTACAGAAGAGGTCTGCCTCGTTTTTTAAAAATTAAAGAAATAATCGATCAAGGAAAATTAGGAACTATTAGACACGTAAATTGTGTTTTATACCATCCGTTTGAGAAACGCTACGATGATGAAATCAATCTTCCGTGGACTGTTTTGCCACATATTTCAGGTGGAGGAATTTTTGTGGATTTGGCTTGTCATACTCTTGATTTCTTGGATTTTGTTTTAGGTGCCATAAAATCTGTCCGCGGGCATGCAACTTCTCAATTACTAGCTTATCCTGCAGAAGATGCAGTTTCGATGTCGTTTTTATTTGAAAACGGAATTCACGGATCTGGAATTTGGAATTTTGCCAGTTTCGAACGTTACGACAATACCGAAATTGTCGGTGATAAAGGAAAAATCTCTTTTTCTACTTTCGGAAATGATCCAATTCACATTCAATATGCAAATGGAGAAAAAGAAAGTATTACGATAGAAAATCCGCTACATATTCAGCAGCCGTTTATAGAAACTGTTATTGCTGAACTTTTGGGTAATGAAGGCGCTTCTCCATCAAAAGGAGTTTCTGGTGCAAGAACAACCTGGGTTATTGATCAGGTTTTGAAGGAATTTAGAGAAACTTCGAGATAATTATTATGTTCTAATTTGAATTGCTTCCTGCTTTAGCTGGAGGAATTTTTTCAAAGAATTTTAAGGCTTTAGCCAAACTGGTAGTTTGGCTAAAGCCTTTCATTTTAATCCATTTTCTCAACCTCCAGATAAAGCAGGAGGCAATTCAAATAAAAAAGAGGATATTCTTTCGAATATCCTCTTTTGTAAACTATAAAAAACTTGGAAATTATAGGCTGTATTTTAAACCTACAGTTAATCCTAAACCAGAGATTCCAACATAAGAACTTAATTCGTCCATTTTGTCATTAGGTCTAGTTGTATCTGTTGTATCGTTTGTAGTTGCTGTATTTGGGTTAAATAAAGCATTATTAGAATTTGAATTTAATTTATCATGATATACTGTATATCTTTGAGATGTATTTCTTGTTGCCAAAGCATCTTGACCATTCACAGTATATTCAGTAGTTTCTTTAGTTTTACCATGTACAGTAAAATTACGATACTCTAATTCAGCAAAAGCAGAAATGTGTTTTCCTAATTTATAAGATGTACCTAAAGATGCCATGAATCCAATTGTTGGATTTGGTTTTACAACATCTTTCGAATAGATATTATTTTTTGCTACTTGATTAGTACCTACATAAGACAAAAGCTCTCTATCTGTTTTAATATCTAATGTACCGTGAATTGGTACAATAACTCCAACTTTAGTATATGGTTCAAAACCATGCGCTTCACCTAAAAACATTACAATTGCAGGAGCTACATCAAAAGCTTTAATCTGCCCGTTTGCCTCAAAACTAATATATGTAGCAACAGTAGTAGCTGGATCATAAGAATAAAGTCTATTAGTAGTTTGAGCCATAGTTTTACTATTGCTGATATAATAGTTTGCAGATAGCTCTACTCCTAAACGTGTAGAAAAACGATATCCTGCCGTAATTCCACTTCTAAAACCTTGTCCAAAAGACCCCGTAATACTTTCTCTTGAAACTAGTTTATTATTTGATAATGTTCCTGAATAAACATCTCTATTTGGTGCCTGACCTCCTACTTCTGGAAATTCAGTTGATGCAGTTTGGTTGAAATATGATCCACCCAATTTAAAATACCAGCTTTCTGGTTTGTCCGCACTTCCTGTCTGCGCCATGGCGGTCATAGAGCAAACTAATAATCCTAATAAAAATAGGTTCTTTTTCATAATTCTGATTTAATTGATTTATACAAACTTAGGACAATTTAACATATTCCTATAATTTGCCTTGTTAGACATTCAACGAAAACGTTGTAATTTCCGACAATATTACTAAAAAAGTATTATGCATGCATATTTTTAACATAAAAAATTAACATACGTTTAAATTTTAACTGTTAATTTTTTAGTTCAATTTAAAATTAATCTGCATTTTCTCTAATTCTGCCAGTAATTCGGCTGAAATCTTAACTTTTAACCTACGACTTGGCATGGTTAATTTGGTCACTACTTTGACTTCTTCAACCTCTTTCACCTCCTGCATTTTGGCTTCACCTGCGGCAGTTTCTACATCATCATTTTCATCTTCAAAAACGGCATCTTCATTATCTTCAAATTCACTTGTTGTTTCTACTTCAATCAAGCGTTTTATGTTTTCTAGTTCCATGATTTCAAAGGTTACCGAATTATCTCCTTTATTTTCATTAAAAAGATGGTTTAGTTTGTGGATAAAATCAGGATGTAAATCTTTAATATTCAACAATAAAATCAGTTTTTTGGCTAAAGTCTCCAATATATCCTGCAATTGTTTTACCTCAACAAACTGCATTCTTGGATCTGATTTTTTACCGGTTTCATGATTTACCCAGCCTTCTTTAATTAGAATTTTCATGAATGCAAAGTTGTTCTGAATTAAGAAATGGCGGAATTTTAAATATTCCTCACCAAAAATCTTGAACTCAAAACTTTCATCATATCCTTCTAAATTAAAAGCTGCCCAGCCTTTTCCGTTTTTGGCCACGCGATGCTGGACGTTATTGATAATTCCTGCAACAGTCAGGTTCTTACCAACATAATCGTTCATATTTTTCAGCGCTTCTAATCGGGCATTACAGAAATATTTCATTTCAAATCTAAAATCATCAAGCGGATGCCCTGAAATATAAATTCCAACAACTTCTTTTTCCTTTGCCAGTTTTTCCATTGTGCTCCAATCTTCACATGGAGGAACAACAGGTTCTGCAATTTGAACTTCGCTGGTTTCTCCGAACAAACTTACTTGAGATGAATTTTCATTTTCTTGAAATTTCGATCCGTAACGCATTGCTTTTTCGTAGAAAGTAATTCCGTCGCCATCATCGTGAAAATATTGTGCTCTTGTTGTTCCTTCAAAAGAATCAAAACCTCCTGCCAATGCTAAATTCTCAATCGCTTTTTTGTTGGCTGCACGAAGGTCAATTCGCTTTGCTAAATCAAAAATCGATTTATATCTTCCGTCTTTTCGATTTTCTACAATGGTTTCTACAGCTCCTGCTCCTACTCCTTTAATAGCTCCCATTCCAAAACGAACCGCATAATCATCGTTTACGGTAAATTTATAGTATGATTCATTTACACATGGTCCTAAAACCTGCAATCCCATACGTTTACATTCTTCCATAAAGAACGAAACCTGTTTGATATCGTTCATGTTGTTCGAAAGTACGGCCGCCATATATTCTGCAGGATAATGTGCTTTTAAATAAGCGGTTTGATACGCAATCCAAGCATAACAGGTCGAGTGCGATTTGTTGAAGGCGTAACTCGCAAAAGCTTCCCAATCTTTCCAAATCTTCTCTAGAATTTTAGCATCGTGTCCTTTTGCTGCCGCTTGTTCAACAAACTTCGGCTTCATTTTATCTAGTACGTCTTTTTGTTTCTTACCCATCGCTTTACGCAAGACGTCGGCCTCACCCTTTGTAAAACCTGCCAAAGACTGAGACAAAAGCATTACCTGCTCTTGGTAAACTGTAATTCCGTAGGTTTCTGATAAATATTCGGCACAGGCATCCAAATCGTATTTAATTTCCTCATCTCCATTTTTTCTTCGAACGAAAGACGGGATATACTCTAAAGGTCCCGGACGATACAAGGCATTCATGGCAATTAAATCCCCGAAAACCGTTGGTTTCAGATCTTTCATGTATTTCTGCATCCCAGGCGACTCGTATTGGAAGATTCCAACGGTTTCACCTCTTTGGAAAAGCGCATAGGTTTCTTCGTCATCAATGGGGAAAGTATCTGGATTGAGTTCAATTCCTGTTCTGTATTTTACCAGTTTTACGGTATCTTTTATCAGCGTCAGGGTCTTCAGACCCAAGAAGTCCATTTTCAGCAATCCAGCACTTTCTGCAACCGAGTTGTCAAACTGTGTTACATATAAATCCGAATCTTTTGCGGTGGTAACCGGAACGTAATTCGTAATATCCGACGGCGTAATAATTACCCCGCAGGCGTGAATTCCCGTGTTACGCATCGATCCTTCAAGGATTTTTGCCTGCTGAATGGTTTCTCCTGCCAAATCATCTTCATTGGCAATCGCGATTAATTCTTTTACATTATCAAATTCGTCAGAACGAAGTGCTTTTTTAACTTCATCTTCACTTTCCGAGATAAAACGCGCCAAATTCCATTTTGACGGCATCATCCCCGGAATCAGTTTTGCAATTCTATCGGCTTCAAATAAAGGTAAATCCAGTACACGAGCCGTATCACGAATCGCCGATTTGGTCGCCATTTTACCATACGTGATAATCTGCGCCACCTGTTTTTGACCGTATTTGTTGATTACGTATTCCATTACACGTCCACGACCCTCGTCATCAAAGTCAATATCAATATCGGGCATCGATACACGGTCAGGATTTAGGAAACGCTCAAAAAGCAAGTCGTATTTAATTGGGTCAATATTGGTAATTCCGAGACAGTAAGCAACCGCAGAGCCGGCTGCAGAACCACGTCCTGGCCCCACCGAAACGTCCATTTTTCTAGCTTCGGCAATGAAATCCTGTACAATCAAGAAATAACCTGGATATCCTGAATTCGAAATCGTCAATAATTCAAAATCCAGACGTTCCTGAATTGATTCAGTAATTTCTCCATATCTTCTTTTCGCACCTTCCATTGTAAGGTGACGTAAATAAGCATTTTCACCGCGAACGCCATTGTCTTTCTCGTCTTCCGGATCAACAAATTCTTCTGGAATATCAAATTTTGGAAGTAGTACATCTCGATAAAGTGAATATACTTCTACCTTATCTACAATTTCCTGAATGTTTATAATCGCTTCAGGAAGATCGGCAAAGAGCTTTTTCATCTCTTCTTCGGACTTGAAATAGTATTCCTGATTTGGAAGTCCGTAACGATAACCACGACCACGACCAATTGGTGTGGCTTGCTTTTCACCGTCTTTTACACACAATAAAATGTCGTGTGCATTGGCATCCTCTTTATTTAAATAATAGGTATTGTTGGTAGCAATGAGCTTTACATTGTGTTTTTGAGAGAACTCAATCAGAGTTTTATTAACACGGTTTTCATCTTCCTGATTATGGCGCATGACTTCCAGATAGAAATCTTCGCCAAATTGTTCTTTCCACCAAATTAAAGCTTCCTCAGCTTGGTTTTCACCAATATTCAAGATTTTACTCGGAATTTCTCCGTATAAATTCCCAGACAAAACCATGATATCGCCTTTGTATTGTTCCACAATCTTTCTGTCAATTCTGGGAACATAATAAAAACCATCCGTATAGGCAATCGAAGCCATTTTGGCTAAGTTGTGATATCCTGTTTTGTTTTTAGCCAATAAAACAACTTGGTAACCGTTGTCTTTTTTACTTTTATCCAAATGGTTTTCACAGATATTAAATTCACAACCTACAATAGGTTTAACCTCTGTTTCGGTTGGCTCTTCTCCTGCTTCTACTAAAGCTTTGTTTTTTCCAGAAGCCGCTTTGTTGTGATTCATAACAGCACTCACAAAATGAAACGCTCCCATCATGTTTCCAGTATCGGTCATGGCTACGGCCGGCATTCCGTTTTTCGCGGCAGCGGCAACGATATTTCCAATTCCGATTGTAGATTGAAGAACCGAAAACTGTGTATGATTGTGTAAATGTGCAAATTTTGCAGCCTTAAAATCAGCTTTATCTTCTTCTGAAACTACAGTCTGCTGACCTTCTCCGGCTAAAGCCTTAAGCTGTTCTCTGATTTTATCAGAAGCTGCTTTTAAGTTGATGTGTTTTAAACCAATAAGCTGAAATGGCTGTGGATTTCTTTCTTGAAAATCTTTGAAATACTCCTTCGGAACATCCAGTTCTTCTTTGGTAAAAACCTCTCTTCTAACCAATTCCAAGAAACAGCGCGTAGTTGCCTCAACGTCGGCAGTTGCGTTGTGCGCTTCCGCGAAAGGCTGATCGAAAAGGTAGCTGTGTAATTCTGTTAAGGTTGGAAGTTTAAATTTTCCTCCACGTCCCCCAGGAAGCTGTAATAATGAAGCAGTAACTTCGGTACAAGTATCCAGAACAGGAATGGAAGCCATAGTAGAATCTACTCCCATTCTATGGAATTCGGCTCCCATAATATTAACGTCAAAACCTAAATTCTGACCTACGATAAACTTAGTTTTTCCTAAAACAATATTAAATTTCTCTAAAACTTCGGCCAAAGTGATTCCATCGGCCTCAGCCAATTCAGTAGAAATTCCGTGAATACGCTCAGCATCGTACGGAATATTAAATCCTTCAGGTTTTACCAAATAATCCTGATGCTCAATAAGCTGTCCCATTTCGTCATGAAGCTGCCAAGCAATCTGTATACATCTAGGCCAGTTATCAGAATCAGTAATTGGGGCATCCCAGCGTTTTGGTAATCCGGTTGTTTCGGTATCGAATATTAAATACATAGAATTCTAAAAAGTCAAATTTTGAAACTCCAAATCTCAAGTCTTCCATATTGCAAAACACTGACAACATGAAACATAACAAAATACGAAATGAAAAATGGAAAGAATTCAAATTTACGCTTTTTTTAGAGAAATAACGAAGCGAAAGTTGTTAACAAATGCGTTAAATAAAGCCTGTCAAATGCAACTCTTAAAATTTTAAACACATAGAAATATAGATCTCGATCTTGTAAAAAGAAGTTTGAAAAAAAATCTAGATTTTCACACATAGCTACGTGTATTTAAAATAAGCGAAACGCCTTTAGACCAAGAAAAACTATGTTTCTATGTGTTTAAAACAATTACGCTCAAAGTTTTTTAATCAAAAAACTTCGATTATTCATTTTGAACACTCATTGCTCCAAAATGAACACTTTTAAGCTCTGATGTATCCTGAACTTTGCTTCATCAAATTATAACAATTAAAAAAACAATAATCATGAAAACAATTTTTATCACAGGGGCATCATCAGGTTTAGGAAAAGCAACAGCAAAATTATTCCACGAAAAAGGATGGAATGTAATCGCAACCATGAGAACTCCAGAGAAGGAAACCGAACTTTCTCAATTAAAAAACGTAACGCTTTTACCATTAGACGTTACCAATTATGAGCAGATTCAAAGCACCGTAAAAAAAGCATTAGAATTAAGCGATATAGATATTGTTTTCAACAATGCTGGCTATGGCTTGATTGGCCCTTTGGAAAGTCTTACAGATGATCAAATTACAAAACAGCTAAACACTAATTTATTAGGAGTAATACGCGTTACAAATGCTTTTATTCCGTATTTCAGAGAAAGAAAAAGTGGTTTGTTTATTTCTACAACTTCAATTGGCGGTCTAATCGCTTTTCCTTTAAGCTCAATCTATCACGCCACAAAATGGGGACTTGAAGGCTGGAGCGAAAGCATGGCTTTCGAACTAAATCAATTTGGGATAAACATTAAAACAGTTTCTCCAGGCGG
This is a stretch of genomic DNA from Flavobacterium endoglycinae. It encodes these proteins:
- a CDS encoding TonB-dependent receptor, with translation MKKFILALILGISSIVSAQNSVSGTVTDTQNNPLPGVSVYAPELHKGTTTDANGKYELNNLPNGSLRIAFTYVGYANQNKTIAKLLKQNTLDIILEESILEMDEVVVSTPFNKLQSQNVMKIEHESIKTLQQKGTSTLIEGLATIPGVSQISTGTSIGKPVIRGLSGNRVLVYSQGVRIENQQFGDEHGLGLNDAGIESVEVIKGPASLLYGSDALGGVLYFNPEKFADAGTFKANFSQKYFTNTEGSNSSIGLKTSTDNWKFLARGSYNTHSDYKISGGDRVTNSRYNETDFKTGIGYSNSSFSSVLRYNYNKLDIGIPEEGIAEQSSSKDTQFPRQGIFNHLLSLNNVIFFENSKLDVDLGYISNDRSEFEDSNEASLHMKLNTFNYNAKYHFPKFGKIETIVGVQGMHQTNKNSGEEYLIPDATTNDFGVFGTANYEWDNSVIQAGLRFDNRNITSIAHGTEGEEGYFLPLDRSFDSFNASLGYKTKLAEPFTLRLNVATGFRAPNLAELTSNGVHEGTNRYEIGNAALKTEQNVQTDLNLEYKNTHFEFFVNGFYNHVNNYIYTSPTGETRDDNDVFAYVQDNAQLYGGEVGLHFHPHPLDWLHFETSFETVTGKKENKDYLPLIPANNWNNTLRTEFNIKNWLSEGFASLNVSSTFSQDNVSGFETASKGYTLVNLGFGGTVKLGKTAFDINLNGNNLFDKKYIAHLSRLKTDGIPNIGRNIVLGVNFNL
- a CDS encoding prolyl oligopeptidase family serine peptidase, translated to MKKTFLLMAITTAGISFGQGKIQYPQTKKGETVDVYFDTKVSDPYRWLEDDKSAETAAWVKAENEVTYGYLDKIPFREELKKRMEKLWNYEKIGAPFKEGKFTYYYKNNGLQNQSVVYRKDQNGKEEIFLDPNTFSKDGTTSLGGLDFSKDGNKAAYSISEGGSDWRKVIIIDAVSKKVLEDTLVDVKFSGISWYKNEGFYYSSYEKPKGSELSAKTDQHKLYFHKLGTSQKEDKVIFGADQKRRYVSGYVTEDDHFLIITAANSTYGNELYIKDLTKPNSPIVTIIDNFDNSYSIIENEGTKLFIETDYKAPNGRVVLADANNPKQENWKDFIKETENVLNPSTGAGYFFANYTKDAVSFVLQYDYNGKLIREIKLPAVGTASGFGGKKDEKILYYSFTNYTTPGTIFSFEPKSGKSEIYQKPKVDFKSEDYESKQVFYTSKDGTKVPMIITYKKGTKLDGKNPTILYGYGGFNISLTPSFSIANAVWMENGGVYAVANLRGGGEYGKKWHDAGTKLQKQNVFDDFIAAAEYLITQKYTSSDYLAIRGGSNGGLLVGATMTQRPDLMKVALPAVGVMDMLRYNAFTAGAGWAFDYGTAQDSKEMFEYLKGYSPVHNVKQGTHYPATMVTTGDHDDRVVPAHSFKFASELQEKQTGNNPVLIRIDVKAGHGAGKSVAATIQENVDIQAFTLYNMGFTSLPKK
- a CDS encoding Gfo/Idh/MocA family protein — encoded protein: MEIIKWGIIGCGNVTEVKSGPAFQKASNSALVAVMRRDAALAEDYAKRHNVPKWYSNAEDLINDPEVDAVYIATPPSSHKEYTILCAKARKPVYVEKPMALTFEECNEMISACKEHNVPLFVAYYRRGLPRFLKIKEIIDQGKLGTIRHVNCVLYHPFEKRYDDEINLPWTVLPHISGGGIFVDLACHTLDFLDFVLGAIKSVRGHATSQLLAYPAEDAVSMSFLFENGIHGSGIWNFASFERYDNTEIVGDKGKISFSTFGNDPIHIQYANGEKESITIENPLHIQQPFIETVIAELLGNEGASPSKGVSGARTTWVIDQVLKEFRETSR
- a CDS encoding outer membrane beta-barrel protein; protein product: MKKNLFLLGLLVCSMTAMAQTGSADKPESWYFKLGGSYFNQTASTEFPEVGGQAPNRDVYSGTLSNNKLVSRESITGSFGQGFRSGITAGYRFSTRLGVELSANYYISNSKTMAQTTNRLYSYDPATTVATYISFEANGQIKAFDVAPAIVMFLGEAHGFEPYTKVGVIVPIHGTLDIKTDRELLSYVGTNQVAKNNIYSKDVVKPNPTIGFMASLGTSYKLGKHISAFAELEYRNFTVHGKTKETTEYTVNGQDALATRNTSQRYTVYHDKLNSNSNNALFNPNTATTNDTTDTTRPNDKMDELSSYVGISGLGLTVGLKYSL
- the dnaE gene encoding DNA polymerase III subunit alpha; translation: MYLIFDTETTGLPKRWDAPITDSDNWPRCIQIAWQLHDEMGQLIEHQDYLVKPEGFNIPYDAERIHGISTELAEADGITLAEVLEKFNIVLGKTKFIVGQNLGFDVNIMGAEFHRMGVDSTMASIPVLDTCTEVTASLLQLPGGRGGKFKLPTLTELHSYLFDQPFAEAHNATADVEATTRCFLELVRREVFTKEELDVPKEYFKDFQERNPQPFQLIGLKHINLKAASDKIREQLKALAGEGQQTVVSEEDKADFKAAKFAHLHNHTQFSVLQSTIGIGNIVAAAAKNGMPAVAMTDTGNMMGAFHFVSAVMNHNKAASGKNKALVEAGEEPTETEVKPIVGCEFNICENHLDKSKKDNGYQVVLLAKNKTGYHNLAKMASIAYTDGFYYVPRIDRKIVEQYKGDIMVLSGNLYGEIPSKILNIGENQAEEALIWWKEQFGEDFYLEVMRHNQEDENRVNKTLIEFSQKHNVKLIATNNTYYLNKEDANAHDILLCVKDGEKQATPIGRGRGYRYGLPNQEYYFKSEEEMKKLFADLPEAIINIQEIVDKVEVYSLYRDVLLPKFDIPEEFVDPEDEKDNGVRGENAYLRHLTMEGAKRRYGEITESIQERLDFELLTISNSGYPGYFLIVQDFIAEARKMDVSVGPGRGSAAGSAVAYCLGITNIDPIKYDLLFERFLNPDRVSMPDIDIDFDDEGRGRVMEYVINKYGQKQVAQIITYGKMATKSAIRDTARVLDLPLFEADRIAKLIPGMMPSKWNLARFISESEDEVKKALRSDEFDNVKELIAIANEDDLAGETIQQAKILEGSMRNTGIHACGVIITPSDITNYVPVTTAKDSDLYVTQFDNSVAESAGLLKMDFLGLKTLTLIKDTVKLVKYRTGIELNPDTFPIDDEETYALFQRGETVGIFQYESPGMQKYMKDLKPTVFGDLIAMNALYRPGPLEYIPSFVRRKNGDEEIKYDLDACAEYLSETYGITVYQEQVMLLSQSLAGFTKGEADVLRKAMGKKQKDVLDKMKPKFVEQAAAKGHDAKILEKIWKDWEAFASYAFNKSHSTCYAWIAYQTAYLKAHYPAEYMAAVLSNNMNDIKQVSFFMEECKRMGLQVLGPCVNESYYKFTVNDDYAVRFGMGAIKGVGAGAVETIVENRKDGRYKSIFDLAKRIDLRAANKKAIENLALAGGFDSFEGTTRAQYFHDDGDGITFYEKAMRYGSKFQENENSSQVSLFGETSEVQIAEPVVPPCEDWSTMEKLAKEKEVVGIYISGHPLDDFRFEMKYFCNARLEALKNMNDYVGKNLTVAGIINNVQHRVAKNGKGWAAFNLEGYDESFEFKIFGEEYLKFRHFLIQNNFAFMKILIKEGWVNHETGKKSDPRMQFVEVKQLQDILETLAKKLILLLNIKDLHPDFIHKLNHLFNENKGDNSVTFEIMELENIKRLIEVETTSEFEDNEDAVFEDENDDVETAAGEAKMQEVKEVEEVKVVTKLTMPSRRLKVKISAELLAELEKMQINFKLN